Proteins encoded within one genomic window of Couchioplanes caeruleus:
- a CDS encoding FAD-binding protein, with protein sequence MISRRGLLGAAASAVAVVGFDPFGHRWVTGAEAATRPSFAGVPPLDGELAVDAAARQAVATDLGNIVHQQPQAVLRPASTGDVATMIRFCSAHGIPVSTRGQAHTTYGQGLSAGLVIEMRHLRRIHSLGARYAEVDAGILWKDLAIAANGHSPRLTPPVLTGYTGLTVGGTLSVGGIGGIVGGLRTGLQVDHVRELEVVTGTGSIERCSRQHKPDLFDAVLGGLGQCAVITRAVIELVPAPERARNFVLQYSVNAPFFRDLRLLIDRAGVDHVYAEFTAPDPAPVYKIHATAFYDAPAAPDDAAILAGLTAEAVVEDTPYLDYVLTIDRLIDMLRETENWDRLVKPWYDVWLPDSTIEQYLAELLPTLTARDIGPYGAGLIYPQRRDLATRPAPRRPGPDGSPFVYVVDINTVSSAPGADPQFAAEMLERNKRLYARAREKYGAVLYPIGSVPFTAQNWRDHYGSSWSAFHAAKRRYDPTGVLTPGPGIFSPRG encoded by the coding sequence ATGATCAGCCGCCGCGGACTACTCGGTGCGGCCGCGTCCGCCGTCGCGGTCGTGGGCTTCGACCCGTTCGGACACCGTTGGGTCACCGGGGCCGAGGCCGCGACGCGGCCGTCGTTCGCCGGCGTTCCCCCGCTCGACGGCGAACTCGCCGTGGACGCGGCCGCCCGGCAGGCGGTCGCCACCGACCTCGGCAACATCGTCCATCAGCAGCCGCAAGCGGTGCTGCGCCCGGCCTCGACCGGCGACGTCGCCACGATGATCCGGTTCTGCTCGGCGCACGGCATCCCGGTCTCCACCCGCGGCCAGGCACACACCACCTACGGCCAGGGTCTGTCCGCCGGCCTGGTGATCGAGATGCGCCACCTTCGCCGCATCCACTCGCTCGGCGCCCGGTACGCGGAGGTCGACGCCGGGATCCTCTGGAAAGACCTGGCCATCGCGGCGAACGGGCACTCCCCTCGGCTGACGCCCCCGGTGCTCACCGGCTACACGGGACTGACCGTGGGCGGCACGCTCTCGGTCGGTGGCATCGGCGGCATCGTCGGCGGGCTGCGAACCGGTCTGCAGGTCGACCACGTCCGCGAGCTCGAGGTGGTCACCGGCACCGGCAGCATCGAGCGCTGCTCCCGGCAGCACAAGCCCGACCTGTTCGACGCGGTGCTCGGCGGCCTCGGCCAGTGCGCGGTGATCACGAGGGCGGTGATCGAGCTCGTCCCCGCCCCGGAACGCGCCCGCAACTTCGTGCTGCAGTACTCCGTGAACGCCCCGTTCTTCCGGGATCTGCGCCTGCTCATCGACCGAGCCGGCGTCGACCACGTGTACGCGGAGTTCACCGCGCCCGACCCGGCGCCGGTCTACAAGATCCACGCGACGGCGTTCTACGACGCTCCCGCGGCGCCGGACGATGCGGCGATCCTCGCCGGCCTGACCGCCGAGGCCGTGGTCGAGGACACCCCGTACCTCGACTACGTGCTCACCATCGACCGGTTGATCGACATGCTGCGGGAGACCGAGAACTGGGACCGTCTGGTCAAGCCCTGGTACGACGTGTGGCTGCCCGACTCCACGATCGAGCAGTACCTCGCCGAGCTGCTGCCCACCCTGACCGCACGCGACATCGGACCGTACGGCGCGGGGCTGATCTACCCGCAGCGCCGCGACCTCGCCACCCGGCCCGCTCCCCGGCGCCCCGGCCCGGACGGCTCGCCGTTCGTGTACGTGGTCGACATCAACACCGTTTCCAGCGCCCCCGGCGCGGATCCCCAGTTCGCCGCCGAGATGCTGGAGCGCAACAAGCGGCTGTACGCCCGCGCCCGGGAGAAGTACGGCGCGGTGCTCTACCCGATCGGGTCGGTGCCGTTCACGGCGCAGAACTGGCGCGACCACTACGGCAGCAGTTGGTCGGCCTTCCACGCCGCCAAGCGCCGCTACGACCCCACGGGCGTGCTCACGCCCGGTCCCGGGATCTTCAGCCCCCGAGGGTGA
- a CDS encoding NmrA family transcriptional regulator: protein MDTPTTTLVLGATGSVGGRVAARLRALGEPVRAASRHADTRFDWADETTWEPALDGVGRLFLMAPDGVDVDPGFLRLAADTIGRVVLLSSRSIEVMRDERLLNAERLVRESGMDWTIVRSDWFDQNFDEGPFHAAVLAGELSVPLEDCRQTFVDLEDVKEVAVRALLEAGHSQRTYEVTGPQALSFAEACAVIGAAAGRTVTFHGSPQEYRRSQAALGRPEEELDAEIEAFAALRVLDDSQPLDTVERVTGRPARTFEQYAADAAAAGHWR from the coding sequence ATGGATACTCCTACTACCACTCTCGTCCTCGGCGCCACCGGATCCGTCGGCGGCCGGGTCGCCGCTCGCCTGCGAGCCCTCGGCGAGCCGGTGCGGGCCGCCTCCCGGCACGCGGACACGCGGTTCGACTGGGCGGACGAAACCACCTGGGAACCGGCCCTGGACGGCGTCGGCAGGCTCTTCCTCATGGCGCCCGACGGCGTGGACGTCGATCCGGGGTTCCTCCGGCTGGCCGCGGACACGATCGGCCGCGTCGTGCTGCTCTCCAGCCGCAGCATCGAGGTCATGCGGGACGAGCGGCTGCTGAACGCGGAGCGTCTGGTCCGCGAGTCCGGCATGGACTGGACCATCGTCCGCTCGGACTGGTTCGACCAGAACTTCGACGAGGGGCCGTTCCACGCCGCCGTCCTGGCCGGCGAGCTCAGCGTCCCGCTGGAGGACTGCCGGCAGACCTTCGTGGACCTCGAGGACGTGAAGGAGGTGGCGGTGCGGGCTCTGCTCGAGGCCGGCCACTCGCAGCGCACGTACGAGGTGACCGGCCCGCAGGCGCTCTCCTTCGCCGAGGCCTGCGCGGTGATCGGGGCTGCCGCCGGCCGCACCGTGACGTTTCACGGCAGCCCGCAGGAATACCGCCGCAGCCAGGCGGCGCTCGGGCGCCCCGAGGAGGAGCTCGATGCCGAGATCGAGGCCTTCGCCGCGCTCCGGGTACTCGACGACTCGCAGCCGCTGGACACCGTGGAGCGGGTGACCGGCCGTCCGGCCCGCACGTTCGAGCAATATGCCGCGGACGCCGCCGCGGCGGGCCACTGGCGCTGA
- a CDS encoding VOC family protein gives MPTAVLQPRVHHVGVQTSDLDNSVRWYREFFGARLNWELDRFSDLTLSRLPGIRRLVEVATDDLRVHLFDRATHTRELPPAEAYQFQHVCLQLDRPEELVAVRERWIELYESGRFSFARPDGPTDIVVDGDGVSSLYVFDPNGLEFEFTHVPAGPR, from the coding sequence GTGCCGACAGCCGTATTGCAACCTCGCGTCCACCACGTGGGCGTACAGACATCGGATCTCGACAACAGCGTGCGCTGGTACCGCGAGTTCTTCGGTGCCCGGCTCAACTGGGAGCTCGACCGGTTCTCGGACCTGACGCTCAGCCGTCTCCCCGGCATCCGCAGACTGGTCGAGGTCGCCACGGACGACCTGCGGGTGCATCTGTTCGACCGGGCCACGCACACCCGGGAGCTGCCGCCCGCGGAGGCGTACCAGTTCCAGCACGTCTGTCTGCAGTTGGACCGTCCGGAGGAACTGGTAGCGGTTCGGGAGCGGTGGATCGAACTGTACGAGTCGGGCCGGTTCTCCTTCGCCCGGCCCGACGGCCCCACCGACATCGTCGTCGACGGCGACGGGGTGAGCAGCCTCTACGTCTTCGACCCCAACGGCCTGGAGTTCGAGTTCACCCACGTGCCGGCGGGACCGCGATGA